In the genome of Hippoglossus hippoglossus isolate fHipHip1 chromosome 12, fHipHip1.pri, whole genome shotgun sequence, one region contains:
- the fer gene encoding tyrosine-protein kinase Fer isoform X2, whose translation MGFGRDLRNSHEGLLKLQDWELKLLETVKRFMTLRVKSDKEYAALLLNMTQQTEKQEAADYVSTVSKSWSQVIRQTEALGRVMRSHADELNSGPLHRLATLIRDKQQVKKSYQSLHQQLESHNHKVTRSDLEKLKATYRLLSRDANNAKEKYKEALTKGREAERARERYDKVTAKLHNLHNQYVLAVCGARKQQDDHRRNAAPALLDALQRMQEDMTLALKSILEEYCEISSLLTDDIVKVHQEISAAVQQIDPLAEYQHFIDAYRSPETPEPNVEFDTTLLEETDNLPANEILWNTLTADSLQAMMSSATEELTLTQQNLRTKEALADDLDTKIQTSQQDGERRSDCVLMLSQKLALLELRHAVQSLRGSEARLASQKALLDTKMAAAATSPPPQPSPPALPYEDDARSLGSTDKTKEKTSRFDTLRHSLAGMIRSPKSMLGSSSSFFDVIPTSERPLADQDWYHGAIPRTEAQELLRQQGDFLVRESHGKPGEYVLSVFSDEQRRHFIIQFADSQYRFEGTGFSTIPQLIEHHFSTKQVITKKSGVVLLNPVVKDKKWILNHEDVTLGELLGKGNFGEVFKGTLQRDKTAVAVKTCKEDLPPELKIRFLSEARILKQYDHPNIVKLIGVCTQRQPIYIVMELVPGGDFLSFLRKKKDEMKTKQLIRFSVDAAAGMAYLESKNCIHRDLAARNCLVGEGSVLKISDFGMSRQEDDGIYSSSGLKQIPIKWTAPEALNYGRYSSESDVWSYGILLWETFSLGVCPYPGMTNQQAREQVEKGYRMACPQRCPDEVYKVMQRCWQYNPEERPKFSELQRDLTAIKKK comes from the exons ATGGGGTTTGGTCGAGATCTGAGGAATTCCCATGAGGGTTTACTGAAGCTGCAGGACTGGGAGTTAAAG CTGCTGGAGACGGTGAAGCGATTCATGACTCTGCGGGTGAAGAGCGATAAGGAGTACGCTGCTCTGCTGCTTAACATGACtcagcaaacagaaaaacaggaagctGCCGACTACGTCAGCACCGTCAGCAAG tcttgGTCGCAGGTGATTCGTCAGACTGAGGCGCTGGGGCGAGTGATGAGGAGTCACGCTGACGAGCTGAACTCAGGTCCTCTGCACCGCCTCGCCACATTGATACGAGACAAGCAGCAGGTGAAGAAGAGCTACCAGAGTCTTCATCAGCAGCTAGAGAGCCACAATCACAAG GTAACCAGGAGTGACCTGGAGAAGCTGAAGGCGACGTATCGTCTGTTGAGCCGTGACGCAAACAATgccaaagaaaaatataaagaagCTCTGACAAAAG GCCGGGAGGCAGAGCGTGCCCGTGAGCGTTACGACAAAGTGACTGCGAAGCTCCACAACCTTCATAACCAGTATGTGTTGGCGGTGTGCGGCGCTAGAAAGCAGCAGGACGACCACCGACGCAACGCTGCGCCTGCTCTGCTGGACGCTCTGCAGAGGATGCAGGAGGATATGACGCTCGCACT TAAGAGTATTCTGGAGGAGTACTGTGAGATCAGCAGTCTTCTGACCGATGACATCGTTAAAGTTCATCAGGAAATCTCAGCAGCTGTTCAGCAGATCGATCCGCTCGCTGAGTATCAACACTTCATTGACGCCTACAG GTCACCAGAGACTCCGGAGCCAAACGTGGAGTTTGACACTACTCTATTGGAGGAGACGGACAACCTGCCGGCCAATGAGATCCTCTGGAACACGCTGACGGCTGACAGTCTGCAGGCCAT GATGTCGTCAGCGACAGAggagctgacactgactcagcAGAACCTGAGGACGAAGGAGGCGTTGGCCGATGACCTCGACACCAAGATTCAGACAAGTCAGCAAGATGGCGAGCGGAGGAGCGA CTGTGTGCTGATGCTCAGTCAGAAACTCGCTCTTCTCGAGCTCCGTCACGCTGTCCAATCTCTGCGTGGATCTGAGGCCCGCCTCGCCTCCCAGAAGGCCCTGCTGGACACCAAGATGGCTGCCGCCGccacctcccctcccccacAACCGTCTCCCCCTGCACTGCCATATGAGGACGACGCTCGTTCTTTGGGATCTACC GATAAGACGAAGGAGAAGACGTCTCGTTTCGACACGCTGCGTCACTCTCTCGCTGGAATGATTCGTTCTCCTAAATCGATGCTTGGCTCCTCCTCTTCG TTCTTTGATGTGATCCCCACCTCGGAGCGCCCCCTTGCGGACCAGGATTGGTATCATGGTGCCATCCCGCGCACTGAGGCTCAGGAGCTACTGCGGCAACAGGGCGACTTCCTGGTGAGGGAGAGTCACGGTAAACCAGGCGAGTACGTCCTGTCGGTGTTTTCTGATGAGCAGAGACGACACTTCATCATCCAGTTCGCCGAC AGTCAGTACCGCTTCGAAGGGACAGGTTTCTCCACAATCCCTCAACTCATCGAGCATCATTTCTCCACCAAGCAGGTCATCACCAAAAAGTCTGGAGTTGTTCTTCTCAACCCCGTCGTCAAG GATAAGAAGTGGATCCTGAACCATGAGGACGTGACGCTCGGGGAGCTTCTGGGAAAG GGTAACTTTGGTGAAGTGTTTAAAGGGACACTGCAGCGCGACAAAACGGCGGTTGCTGTTAAAACCTGTAAAGAAGATTTACCTCCAGAGCTGAAGATCCGCTTCCTGTCTGAGGCCAG GATACTGAAGCAGTACGACCACCCGAACATTGTGAAGCTGATTGGTGTTTGTACGCAGCGACAGCCGATCTACATCGTCATGGAGCTGGTTCCTG gtggGGACTTCCTGTCCTTTCTAAGGAAGAAGAAAGATGAGATGAAAACGAAGCAGCTTATTCGCTTCTCTGTCGACGCCGCCGCCGGTATGGCATACCTGGAGAGCAAGAACTGCATCCACAG GGACCTGGCGGCGAGGAACTGTCTGGTGGGGGAGGGCAGCGTGTTGAAGATCAGTGACTTTGGGATGAGTCGTCAGGAGGACGATGGCATTTACTCTTCATCTGGACTCAAACAGATTCCCATCAAATGGACGGCACCTGAAGCCCTCAACTATG gTCGTTACAGCTCAGAGAGTGATGTGTGGAGTTACGGCATCCTGCTCTGGGAAACCTTTAGTCTGGGGGTGTGTCCATATCCCGGGATGACCAATCAGCAGGCTCGAGAGCAGGTGGAAAAAG GTTACAGGATGGCGTGTCCTCAGCGGTGCCCTGACGAAGTGTACAAAGTGATGCAGCGTTGCTGGCAGTACAATCCCGAGGAACGACCCAAgttctctgagctgcagcgagaCCTCACCGCCATCAAGAAaaagtga
- the slc25a46 gene encoding solute carrier family 25 member 46, whose protein sequence is MASRRPDSFDGLGYRGRDDPLYGASYPARSAGAPAELQHHQWVTTPPDIPGSRNLHHGERTPHHEDPLAEHGGPGAAGGWEAPQPGVPPVEQLNRFAGFGIGLVSLFTENVLAHPCIVLRRQCQVNYHGRCYHLTPFSAVVVMYAITKAQGPKALWKGMGSTFIVHGITLGAEGIISEFTPLPRELPHRWSWKQLAGHLLLKGLTAVVALPFYCSSLIETVQSEIVRDESSSGLLDCVREGLARLLGVGAPHSHRLLPLSSLLLPAALHAVLRYAIAASVQRVAMWLHQRSKKQRMDPSNPLDGYFPELAAAWAGSLVADVLVFPLETALHRLSLQGTRTIIDATDGVVAVGNGGSPLVLPVNTQYDGFSDCLHTIRRKEGVSGYYRGFGALVAQYALHGALLAAARTLLRLLLLDGKHN, encoded by the exons ATGGCCTCCAGGCGGCCGGACAGCTTCGATGGGCTCGGCTACCGCGGCCGCGATGACCCGCTGTATGGAGCCAGCTACCCGGCCAGGAGCGCTGGAGCCCCCGCGGAGCTTCAACACCACCAGTGGGTCACCACGCCGCCGGACATCCCCGGCAGCCGCAACCTGCACCACGGAGAGCGGACACCGCACCACGAGGATCCACTGGCGGAGCACGGAGGCCCCGGAGCTGCAGGCGGATGGGAGGCTCCGCAGCCCGGTGTACCGCCTGTCG AGCAGCTGAACAGATTTGCCGGCTTTGGAATCGGACTGGTCAG cctgtTCACAGAGAACGTCCTGGCTCATCCCTGCATCGTGCTGCGCAGACAGTGTCAG GTGAACTATCACGGCCGCTGTTACCACTTGACTCCGTTCAGTGCTGTGGTCGTTATGTACGCCATCACCAAGGCTCAG GGTCCGAAGGCTCTGTGGAAGGGGATGGGCAGCACCTTCATCGTTCACGGCATCACACTGGGAGCCGAGGGCATCATCAGCGAGTTCACTCCATTACCACG GGAGCTTCCTCATCGGTGGAGCTGGAAACAACTCGCTGGACATTTGCTtcttaaagg GTTAACAGCGGTGGTGGCGCTTCCATTTTACTGTTCCAGCCTCATTGAGACGGTCCAG AGCGAGATTGTCCGTGACGAGTCGTCGTCCGGTTTGCTCGACTGTGTCCGTGAAGGTCTGGCCCGATTGTTGGGCGTCGGCGCTCCTCACAGTCACCGTCTGCTTCCTCTCAGCTCTCTACTGCTTCCTGCCGCACTGCACGCTGTCCTACGATATGCTATCGCCGCCTCCGTACAGCGTGTGGCTATGTGGCTGCACCAGCGGAGCAAGAAGCAGCGGATGGATCCGTCCAACCCGCTCGACGGCTACTTCCCTGAGCTTGCGGCGGCATGGGCTGGGTCTCTTGTGGCCGATGTGTTGGTGTTTCCTCTGGAGACTGCGCTACACCGCCTCAGCCTGCAGGGCACGCGCACCATCATTGATGCCACTGACGGCGTGGTCGCTGTGGGAAATGGTGGCAGCCCACTAGTCCTGCCTGTCAACACGCAGTATGACGGCTTCTCCGACTGCCTTCACACCATCCGCCGCAAGGAGGGTGTGAGTGGCTATTACCGCGGGTTTGGAGCGCTCGTGGCACAGTACGCGCTCCATGGAGCGCTGCTCGCTGCTGCCAGGActctgctgaggctgctgctgctggacggTAAGCACAACTAG
- the cdc26 gene encoding anaphase-promoting complex subunit CDC26 — protein MLRRKPTRLELKIDDTEEFESVKKELEARKRQREEAESGGGVGGSSVISVDIIGGGASASSSTAASRAELINERIGYKPHPKPATLPTLFGSLQF, from the exons ATGTTGAGGAGGAAACCGACTCGTCTGGAGCTTAAGATCGACGACACTGAGGAGTTTGAGAGCGTCAAGAAGGAGCTTGAG GCCAGGAAGCGTCAGCGAGAGGAGGCGGAGTCAGGAGGCGGAGTGGGCGGATCTTCTGTTATCAGTGTTGACATAATCGGGGGCGGAGCCTCTGCATCTTCGTCCACAGCGGCGTCGAGGGCGGAGCTAATCAACGAGCGAATCGGGTACAAGCCCCACCCCAAACCGGCCACGCTGCCCACCCTGTTTGGAAGTTTACAATTTTAA
- the wdr36 gene encoding WD repeat-containing protein 36, which produces MSGGGTLAGGGSSLFSGFRVLGLYSNHVPHALRYHHKHREFYLVTAVGKCLHTYNVNRLGIVAVGDSLSDDITCLAADRMLVFAASGKLVSAFARNKEVVMRYHGHKQEVRLLLPLGDNLISADSGGDVIVWDVQAGDVYLRLQFDPKTFDVSAMMHPSTYLNKVLLGSSQGALQLWNIKSSKLLFTFPGWSAGVTVLQQSPAVDVVGVGTATGRIIIHNIKFDETMMSFTQDWGPITSLSFRTDGPPILASGSPQGHIALWDLERRQLVTQHRNAHSTAIAAATFLHGEPLLVTNGADNAIKVWIFDREGGGARLLRSRQGHSAPPTTIYHHGIDGKNILSSGQDGTLQSFSTVHERFNKNLGHGSINKKKEQKKKKGLSYEELRLPAITAFSSAAARQSDWDGIVACHRGRRAATTWNYQRCTMGSYHLQPPCPRRDAVATAVDITSCGNFAVIGSSCGRVDIYNLQSGLHRGCYGDNEKAHSGAVRGVATDALNQLTLTSGSDWLLRFWRFKTRKQEQQLKLNAAPASMMLHRDSGMLALALDDFTLQVVDIETRRVVRKFVGHHSNINDMTFSPDGRWLVTVAMDCTIRTWDLPSGSLVDCFLVAMAPVGVSMSPTGDFLATAHVDSLGVYLWTNKSLCGPVGLRPLPADYQPVVEMLPGVTVDESEQEVPSEEVDDAYKSADQLGLELVTLSLLPESRWKSLLHLDVIKKRNKPVAPPVAPAAAPFFLPTVPGLTPRFTLPAATEQETQSKMLSRGLLSQKTEFSAALESAQESGSFDRPVRLLKDCGPAAISVELTCLTTEGGGASSLLLAFVNMIDSMLANGRDFDLAHAYLALFLKLHLRTLSQDTVAMAALLRLSTHMEAGWAGLRSSFDQSLCLLSYTKSALL; this is translated from the exons ATGTCGGGCGGCGGGACTCTCGCAGGCGGCGGCAGCTCTTTGTTCTCCGGTTTCCGGGTTCTGGGTCTTTACTCCAACCACGTGCCGCACGCGCTCCGTTACCATCACAAGCACCGGGAGTTCTACCTGGTGACCGCGGTCGGTAAATGTCTCCACACGTACAAC GTGAACAGATTGGGGATCGTGGCCGTCG GTGACAGCCTGTCAGATGACATCACATGTCTGGCAGCTGACAGGATGTTGGTGTTCGCTGCTTCTGGAAAACTCGTCAGTGCTTTCGCCCGAAACAAAGAG GTGGTGATGCGTTACCATGgtcacaaacaggaagtgcgTCTGCTACTGCCGCTGGGCGATAACCTGATCTCCGCTGACAGCGGTGGTGATGTAATAGTGTGGGATGTCCAGGCCGGGG ACGTCTACCTGCGCCTGCAGTTTGACCCAAAGACCTTCGACGTGTCCGCCATGATGCACCCGAGCACGTACTTGAACAAGGTGCTGCTGGGAAGCTCCCAGGGTGCACTGCAGCTGTGGAACATTAAGtccag TAAGTTGTTGTTCACATTTCCTGGTTGGTCAGCAGGGGTCACTGTTCTGCAGCAG AGTCCTGCGGTTGACGTGGTTGGCGTTGGCACGGCAACGGGCCGCATCATCATTCACAACATTAAGTTTGACGAGACAATGATGAGTTTCACACAAGACTGGGGACCAATCACCTCGCTCTCTTTCAGAACAG acggTCCTCCCATCCTGGCGTCCGGTAGTCCTCAGGGCCACATTGCATTATGGGATCTGGAACGCAGACAGCTGGTCACTCAACACAGAAACGCCCACAGCACAGCCATTGCCGCGGCAACCTTCCTGCATGGAGAACCGCTATTGGTCACTAACGGGGCTGACAACGCCATCAAG gtgTGGATATTTGATAGGGAGGGGGGTGGAGCCAGACTCCTGCGGAGTCGCCAAGGTCACAGCGCCCCGCCCACCACCATCTATCACCATGGCATCGATGGAAAAAATATTCTCAGTTCAG GTCAGGACGGGACACTGCAGTCTTTCTCCACCGTCCACGAACGTTTCAACAAGAACCTGGGTCACG gctcaatcaacaagaagaaagagcagaagaagaagaaggggctGTCCTACGAGGAGCTGCGTCTTCCTGCCATCACTGCGTTCTCCTCTG ctgctgcCCGTCAGTCTGACTGGGATGGAATTGTCGCCTGTCATCGCGGTCGCCGAGCAGCCACAACATGGAACTACCAGAGGTGCACCATGGGAAGTTATCATCTGCAGCCACCCTGCCCTCGCAGGGATGCGGTGGCCACG GCCGtcgacatcacttcctgtggtAACTTTGCTGTGATTGGCTCATCGTGCGGACGTGTTGACATCTACAACCTTCAGTCAGGGCTGCATCGTGGTTGCTATGGGGACAATGAGAAAG ctcacagtGGTGCGGTGCGAGGTGTCGCCACAGACGCCCTGAACCAGCTGACCCTCACCTctggctctgattggctgctcagGTTCTGGCGCTTTAAGACCAGGAAACAGGAACAACAGCTGAAGCTAAATGCTGCCCCAGCTAGCATGATGCTACACAGAGACAG CGGGATGTTAGCATTAGCACTGGATGACTTCACACTGCAGGTGGTTGACATAGAGACCAGACGAGTGGTCAGGAAGTTTGTGGGACACCACAGCAACATCAACGACATG ACCTTCAGCCCTGATGGTCGCTGGCTGGTGACCGTGGCGATGGACTGCACCATTCGCACCTGGGATCTTCCCTCCGGCAG CCTTGTTGACTGTTTCCTGGTTGCCATGGCGCCAGTGGGTGTGTCCATGTCACCGACCGGAGACTTCCTGGCGACGGCCCATGTTGACAGTCTGGGCGTTTACCTCTG GACCAATAAAAGCCTGTGTGGGCCCGTGGGGCTCCGCCCACTCCCGGCTGACTACCAACCGGTTGTGGAGATGCTTCCTGGCGTCACAGTGGACGAATCAGAACAGGAAGTACCATCAGAGGAGGTTGATGATGCATACAAGTCAGCTGATCAGCTGGGGCTGGAGCTCGTAACGCTGTCGCTGCTGCCAGAGTCCCGATGGAAGAGTCTGCTTCACCTGGACGTCATCAAG AAGAGGAACAAACCTGTAGCGCCCCCTgtggctccagctgcagctccctTCTTCCTGCCAACAGTCCCCGGACTCACGCCTCGATTTACGTTGCCCGCAGCAAcagaacaggaaacacag tCAAAGATGCTGAGTCGTGGTTTGTTGAGTCAAAAGACCGAGTTCAGCGCTGCTCTGGAATCAGCTCAAGAATctggatcat tcGATCGCCCGGTGCGGCTCCTGAAGGATTGTGGGCCGGCGGCGATCTCTGTCGAGCTCACCTGTCTGACAACGGAGGGGGGCGGAGCCAGCAGCCTCCTGCTCGCCTTCGtcaacatgattgacagcatgTTGGCCAATGGGCGGGACTTCGATCTGGCTCATGCCTACCTGGCGCTATTCTTAAAg ctccATCTCCGTACCTTGTCACAGGAtactgttgccatggcagcatTGCTCCGCCTCTCCACCCATATGGAGGCGGGTTGGGCGGGGTTACGTTCCTCATTTGACCAATCACTTTGTCTGCTGTCGTACACTAAGAGTGCACTGCTGTGA
- the fer gene encoding tyrosine-protein kinase Fer isoform X1, producing MGFGRDLRNSHEGLLKLQDWELKLLETVKRFMTLRVKSDKEYAALLLNMTQQTEKQEAADYVSTVSKSWSQVIRQTEALGRVMRSHADELNSGPLHRLATLIRDKQQVKKSYQSLHQQLESHNHKVTRSDLEKLKATYRLLSRDANNAKEKYKEALTKGREAERARERYDKVTAKLHNLHNQYVLAVCGARKQQDDHRRNAAPALLDALQRMQEDMTLALKSILEEYCEISSLLTDDIVKVHQEISAAVQQIDPLAEYQHFIDAYRSPETPEPNVEFDTTLLEETDNLPANEILWNTLTADSLQAMMSSATEELTLTQQNLRTKEALADDLDTKIQTSQQDGERRSDCVLMLSQKLALLELRHAVQSLRGSEARLASQKALLDTKMAAAATSPPPQPSPPALPYEDDARSLGSTDKTKEKTSRFDTLRHSLAGMIRSPKSMLGSSSSQFFDVIPTSERPLADQDWYHGAIPRTEAQELLRQQGDFLVRESHGKPGEYVLSVFSDEQRRHFIIQFADSQYRFEGTGFSTIPQLIEHHFSTKQVITKKSGVVLLNPVVKDKKWILNHEDVTLGELLGKGNFGEVFKGTLQRDKTAVAVKTCKEDLPPELKIRFLSEARILKQYDHPNIVKLIGVCTQRQPIYIVMELVPGGDFLSFLRKKKDEMKTKQLIRFSVDAAAGMAYLESKNCIHRDLAARNCLVGEGSVLKISDFGMSRQEDDGIYSSSGLKQIPIKWTAPEALNYGRYSSESDVWSYGILLWETFSLGVCPYPGMTNQQAREQVEKGYRMACPQRCPDEVYKVMQRCWQYNPEERPKFSELQRDLTAIKKK from the exons ATGGGGTTTGGTCGAGATCTGAGGAATTCCCATGAGGGTTTACTGAAGCTGCAGGACTGGGAGTTAAAG CTGCTGGAGACGGTGAAGCGATTCATGACTCTGCGGGTGAAGAGCGATAAGGAGTACGCTGCTCTGCTGCTTAACATGACtcagcaaacagaaaaacaggaagctGCCGACTACGTCAGCACCGTCAGCAAG tcttgGTCGCAGGTGATTCGTCAGACTGAGGCGCTGGGGCGAGTGATGAGGAGTCACGCTGACGAGCTGAACTCAGGTCCTCTGCACCGCCTCGCCACATTGATACGAGACAAGCAGCAGGTGAAGAAGAGCTACCAGAGTCTTCATCAGCAGCTAGAGAGCCACAATCACAAG GTAACCAGGAGTGACCTGGAGAAGCTGAAGGCGACGTATCGTCTGTTGAGCCGTGACGCAAACAATgccaaagaaaaatataaagaagCTCTGACAAAAG GCCGGGAGGCAGAGCGTGCCCGTGAGCGTTACGACAAAGTGACTGCGAAGCTCCACAACCTTCATAACCAGTATGTGTTGGCGGTGTGCGGCGCTAGAAAGCAGCAGGACGACCACCGACGCAACGCTGCGCCTGCTCTGCTGGACGCTCTGCAGAGGATGCAGGAGGATATGACGCTCGCACT TAAGAGTATTCTGGAGGAGTACTGTGAGATCAGCAGTCTTCTGACCGATGACATCGTTAAAGTTCATCAGGAAATCTCAGCAGCTGTTCAGCAGATCGATCCGCTCGCTGAGTATCAACACTTCATTGACGCCTACAG GTCACCAGAGACTCCGGAGCCAAACGTGGAGTTTGACACTACTCTATTGGAGGAGACGGACAACCTGCCGGCCAATGAGATCCTCTGGAACACGCTGACGGCTGACAGTCTGCAGGCCAT GATGTCGTCAGCGACAGAggagctgacactgactcagcAGAACCTGAGGACGAAGGAGGCGTTGGCCGATGACCTCGACACCAAGATTCAGACAAGTCAGCAAGATGGCGAGCGGAGGAGCGA CTGTGTGCTGATGCTCAGTCAGAAACTCGCTCTTCTCGAGCTCCGTCACGCTGTCCAATCTCTGCGTGGATCTGAGGCCCGCCTCGCCTCCCAGAAGGCCCTGCTGGACACCAAGATGGCTGCCGCCGccacctcccctcccccacAACCGTCTCCCCCTGCACTGCCATATGAGGACGACGCTCGTTCTTTGGGATCTACC GATAAGACGAAGGAGAAGACGTCTCGTTTCGACACGCTGCGTCACTCTCTCGCTGGAATGATTCGTTCTCCTAAATCGATGCTTGGCTCCTCCTCTTCG cAGTTCTTTGATGTGATCCCCACCTCGGAGCGCCCCCTTGCGGACCAGGATTGGTATCATGGTGCCATCCCGCGCACTGAGGCTCAGGAGCTACTGCGGCAACAGGGCGACTTCCTGGTGAGGGAGAGTCACGGTAAACCAGGCGAGTACGTCCTGTCGGTGTTTTCTGATGAGCAGAGACGACACTTCATCATCCAGTTCGCCGAC AGTCAGTACCGCTTCGAAGGGACAGGTTTCTCCACAATCCCTCAACTCATCGAGCATCATTTCTCCACCAAGCAGGTCATCACCAAAAAGTCTGGAGTTGTTCTTCTCAACCCCGTCGTCAAG GATAAGAAGTGGATCCTGAACCATGAGGACGTGACGCTCGGGGAGCTTCTGGGAAAG GGTAACTTTGGTGAAGTGTTTAAAGGGACACTGCAGCGCGACAAAACGGCGGTTGCTGTTAAAACCTGTAAAGAAGATTTACCTCCAGAGCTGAAGATCCGCTTCCTGTCTGAGGCCAG GATACTGAAGCAGTACGACCACCCGAACATTGTGAAGCTGATTGGTGTTTGTACGCAGCGACAGCCGATCTACATCGTCATGGAGCTGGTTCCTG gtggGGACTTCCTGTCCTTTCTAAGGAAGAAGAAAGATGAGATGAAAACGAAGCAGCTTATTCGCTTCTCTGTCGACGCCGCCGCCGGTATGGCATACCTGGAGAGCAAGAACTGCATCCACAG GGACCTGGCGGCGAGGAACTGTCTGGTGGGGGAGGGCAGCGTGTTGAAGATCAGTGACTTTGGGATGAGTCGTCAGGAGGACGATGGCATTTACTCTTCATCTGGACTCAAACAGATTCCCATCAAATGGACGGCACCTGAAGCCCTCAACTATG gTCGTTACAGCTCAGAGAGTGATGTGTGGAGTTACGGCATCCTGCTCTGGGAAACCTTTAGTCTGGGGGTGTGTCCATATCCCGGGATGACCAATCAGCAGGCTCGAGAGCAGGTGGAAAAAG GTTACAGGATGGCGTGTCCTCAGCGGTGCCCTGACGAAGTGTACAAAGTGATGCAGCGTTGCTGGCAGTACAATCCCGAGGAACGACCCAAgttctctgagctgcagcgagaCCTCACCGCCATCAAGAAaaagtga
- the prpf4 gene encoding U4/U6 small nuclear ribonucleoprotein Prp4, whose product MSDEDDIAPPVKRGRVYYGSLEEKERERLSLEMGRGTTTGSDAVKAGIEAGNINISSGETLEMEERVSERQHEALAEFERRRRARQITVSTDDTEVKAGLRALSEPITLFGEGPADRRERLRSVLSVVGPDALKKSRKDDERGKRSQDECQQTWYHEGSASLKDARLWLAKYSLPRAMERLEAARTQRDVAEATRVMRQQELHKSLRNLNNFCSQIGDDRPISFCHFSPDSKMLATASWSGLCKLWSVPDCSPIRTLRGHNTNVGAIVFRPQAGVSLDQGDVSLASCAADGSVKLWNLESDEPVADIEGHSERVSRVSWHPSGRFLGTTCYDNSWRLWDLEAQEEILHQEGHSKGVHDLHFHPDGSLAATGGLDSFGRVWDLRTGRCVVFLEGHLKEIYSLHFSPNGYHLATGSGDNTCKVWELRNRKCLYTIPAHQNLLSAVRYQPTDGHFLLTGAYDNTAKVWSHPGWTPMKTLAGHEGKVMGVDVSPDGKLIATCSYDRTFKLWVSE is encoded by the exons ATGTCTGACGAGGACGACATCGCTCCGCCCGTGAAGAGGGGTCGGGTTTACTATGGAAGCCTGGAGGAGAAAGAGCGGGAACGGCTGAGCTTAGAGATGGGGAGAGGCACTACGACAGGAAGTGATGCGGTGAAGGCGGGGATTGAGGCGGGAAACATCAACATCTCATCAG GAGAGACACTGGAGATGGAGGAGCGGGTCAGCGAGCGGCAACATGAAGCGCTGGCTGAGTTTGAGCGGCGGCGGCGTGCACGTCAGATCACCGTCTCCACCGACGACACTGAGGTGAAGGCTGGTCTCCGGGCACTCAGTGAGCCAATCACATTGTTCGGAGAGGGACCAGCTGATCGCCGGGAAAG gttGCGGAGCGTTCTCTCTGTTGTTGGTCCAGACGCTCTGAAAAAGTCCAGAAAAGATGACGAGCGAGGGAAAAGATCACAGGACGag tgtCAGCAGACGTGGTACCATGAAGGCTCCGCCTCCCTGAAGGACGCCCGGCTCTGGTTGGCCAAATACTCTCTGCCCCG GGCAATGGAGCGTCTGGAGGCTGCGCGAACTCAGAGGGACGTTGCCGAGGCGACGAGGGTGATGCGACAACAAGAGCTACACAAGAGTCTGAGG aaTTTGAACAACTTCTGCAGCCAGATCGGTGACGATCGACCAATCAGCTTCTGCCATTTCAGCCCTGACTCCAAGATGTTGGCCACCGCCTCCTG gaGTGGTCTGTGTAAGCTGTGGTCCGTCCCCGACTGCAGCCCGATTCGTACACTCAGAG GACACAACACCAACGTCGGCGCCATTGTCTTCCGCCCTCAGGCTGGAGTCTCTCTCGACCAAGGAGATGTCAGCTTGGCCTCGTGTGCTGCTGATGGGTCTGTGAAGTTGTGGAACCTCGAGAg TGACGAGCCTGTGGCGGACATCGAGggtcacagtgagcgagtgtcCCGTGTGTCCTGGCATCCATCTGGAAGGTTCCTTGGAACGACGTG CTATGATAACTCGTGGCGTCTCTGGGATCTGGAGGCTCAGGAGGAAATCCTCCATCAGGAAGGTCACAGCAAAGGAGTCCACGACCTCCACTTCCACCCCGACGGCTCACTGGCTGCTACTGG AGGCCTGGATTCGTTCGGCAGGGTGTGGGACCTTCGGACTGGACGCTGTGTCGTTTTCCTCGAGGGTCACCTGAAGGAGATCTACAGCCTGCACTTCTCCCCCAACgg GTATCACCTAGCAACAGGAAGTGGTGATAACACCTGTAAGGTGTGGGAGctgagaaacaggaagtgcttgTACACCATCCCCGCCCACCAGAACCTACTGTCTGCAGTCCGCTACCAAc CCACAGACggtcacttcctgttgaccGGAGCGTATGACAACACAGCAAAGGTTTGGAGTCACCCTGGGTGGACGCCAATGAAGACGCTCGCTGGGCATGAGGGGAAG GTCATGGGAGTCGACGTGTCACCTGACGGGAAATTGATCGCAACCTGTTCCTATGACCGCACCTTCAAACTCTGGGTATCTGAGTGA